GTGATGATCATATGGTTCAAGAGGAAGGGTTGGGTTTGATGTGTTAACTATTTAATATTGATGATTAATTTAACTATTCTTTCGCAATTCTCATTTTTAACTGGCCGGGCAGTCAGCAATCGGATACAAAGATTTCAGAGAAGAAAGTCAGACACGAAGAAAGGGGTTCCGATGCTGAAAACCTGGAAACACAAAGTTGCTCATGCCGTCGCTTCCAGCCTCCTGCTCGGTCTTGTCGCTTGCGGTCAGATGAACGATACGCAGCAGACGAGCGAAACCAAGGTCACCAATGGCCTGAAAGCTTCGGGCGAGTTCCCTTCTGTGATTCTTCTCCAGTTCAGCACGGGCGGTTATGGTTCTTCGATTTGCACGGGGACCTTTGTGAACGATGCGCAGGTCGTGACGGCCGCGCACTGCGTCTATGACATTTTGAAAAACGGTCGCACGGCTTCGTCCATGACCTTCACCAAAACCTTGGCCGATGGTCGCAGCCAGCGCGTGACCGCCGTATCTTTGAAATATCATCCTGGCTATACAGTGGTTCCTGGCAAATTGAGCAATCACGATCTTGCGGTTGTCACCTTCCCAAGGAACTCGGCACCGGCCACGACGCCTCTTTATCCGCACACACCCAGTGTCGGTCAGCAGTTCACGATCGTTGGTTTCGGCGTGAATGACTATCAGTATGATGCCGCCGGTCAGCAAACCGGATCAGTTTCGGGCACCAAGCGCAAAGGTGAAAACGAGATCTATCAGGTTGAAGACGGCATGATCAAGTTCTATGGCATCCCCACAGCCCAAGATCCCACGGTGGCTCAAGGTCACGACGTGGCCAGCGGCTCGGGTGATTCCGGTGGACCCCTTCTGATCGACGGTTCGCTGGCCGCTGTGACCTCGGGCGGAGGCCTCGCGCAAGCGACCGATGATGAAGGGCGCAGTCACACGGTTAAGGTTTCCAATTATGTGGATCTGAATGAGTCGTCGAACGCTGATTTCCTCCAGGCGACTCTTTACTAAGCTCAACCATACCTCGAACATTCAAACCCGCTTGAAGTGACTCAAGCGGGTTTGTTTTTTTATGCACGTCACGCTGCGAGTGCTCAAATTGGGCCGCAAAGCCCCACAGTTTGTGTGGGATATGGGCCTTGATTCAACTGCCTTTTCCTTGCCCATCAACTGCTTCCAAAGAGGTACAGTCCCTGCAACGATGGGAATGCCGCTCGACACCGTGTGAGCGCGAGAAGGAGAAAGCTTATGAAACGATGGAACAGAAGCAGAGTCGTCCTGCAGCTGGGACTGATAATAGGGATCAGTAGCCTTTGGGCCTGTTCCCCGCGGCAGGATAAGGAAACCTCGTCGCCCCTTGTCACTGATGTCGCCCATACCATTTCCAAACGCCAGTCGATTGGAAATTGCTGGCTCTATGCAACCGGCACCTGGCTGGAATCAGTGATCCTGAGCTATCAGAATGAGACAGTGGATGTGTCCGAATCGTACTGGACCTGGTGGCATTTCTACAATCAACTGATCGTTCCCCGTGAAATGGAGAAGATTGGAACCGGCGGCAGCTGGACCGAAGCGCGGGCCATCATCCTGAGGCATGGCTTTGTGAATGAAGGCGATTTTTTGCCTGATGAGGCCGGGGTGGAAATGTCCAATCGACAAAAGCAGGCGGAATATTACATCAACGACTCCCTTCTTTATGGGGATCTAAAAGATCCGTCCGCGCGTACTCCAGAAACCGTGCGCCGGGTTTTGGATGAGGCCTTCGGCTCGACCATGGCGGACGCTGAAAAATTAGCGCAGGCAGCGGATCAGAAAATCATACAACTGCTGCCCAATGGTCAGGTCGTGACCCTGCGCGATCTTTTGGATCGACGTTCCCGGCAGGCCTGGGTCGAAGTTTCCTTCCCGCGGATTGTCGGTGAAGAGGCAGTGGTGACGCCGAGCCAGCAAAGGGCGCGAAGGAATTTATGGCAACGTGTGTTCCGCGCTTTGAATGACAAGCAGCCCGTGATCATCAGTCTGATGATCGACTTCAATGCGCTGGATCCTAATGATGGGACCTTCAAAGGCCAGCGTCTGCGGGAGCTGGGCATCGGGCATCAAGGGGGACACCTGACAGTCCTGGAAGATTATACGGTGACGGATGTTCCCGGCATTGGTTCCATCGGTCGCGGGGAGGTGAGCGAGGAACTGCAGGCGCAGGCTCTGCTCGGTACGCTCGATACCCTGGTCGTGAAAAATTCCTGGGGCGTGGATCGACCCGAGCGCGGCATCAAAGAGGGGATTACTCTCTTTGATCGCAGCTATCTTGAAAATCAGTTTGCGTGGAAAGAGGATGATGAAGATCCCGAGAGTCCTGTGAACTGGTACACGACACTGGGCGGCTTTGTTCTTCCGGCTGGCTATTGAAACGGAACGCATCCCGCTGATCAAAAAAGGACATCCCCCTGAACGGAGGATGACCGGGAAAAGATCAGCGGGATTTGTGTCTTTTCAGCGAGGCTGAACCGTGCGACAGAGGATCACACTCAGCGGCCATGGATAGGCGCATGGTTTCGGAGTGGGACCCGGAGTCGGTGTGACTGTCGGTGTTGGTTTCGGCGTTGGCGTTGGATCCGGCGTCGGCGTCGGCTTCGGAGTGGGTGTTGGAGTCGGCGTTGGTGTCGGTGTTGGTGTCGGTGTCGGCTCCGGTGCCGGCGTGACAGCGGTCAAATAAGGTTTGAACCAGCAGGTCGGACGGTAACCATAAGCCAGGGCTTCGGCTTGATTACAGGTATAGCGCAGGGAATCCTGCTCCGCGTCCTTGCTGTTGCGTTGACTGCCCAGGTCACGACCAGGGATGACCTTCACATCCCATTCCTTGTTACAGATCGCGCCTGCGGTATAGGTATCCAGTCGGCACTGTCCGGCAGGGTGCGCGTTGTTGGTGACCTTCACAACGCTTTTATCCGGTGTGGAAAAATCGGCGCGTGTTCCGCCCAGAGCTGCAAGGAGCGAGGCGAGCGAGTGACCAGCCGCGGTCATGCGATAGCAAAGGTTCTGATCCTGTTCATTGTCCCAGGCTTTATCGCAGAGTGCTTTCGGAATGGCTTCTACAGTCTCACGATAGTTCGCGTTGGTGGCGTGATCATCTCTCCAAAGCTGACGTCCGCAGGACAGAGTCGCGAAATAATCCGATTCGCCTTCATTCGCCGCCCAGGATGAACTGAAGGGATAGCCGCCCAGGTGATGGCCGATTTCATGACAAAGGACGAGCGCGAAACCATCACGGGTGACTTCAGGACGACGGGCGAGGCCACCGTACATGTTCACCTGCCAGCTCGATCCGCTCTGAATCGCGCTCGCATTCACGGTGCTGTCACTCCACAGGCGGTTGACTTTTAAAGTGCCGCCGAAGCTTGCGACGATCGGTTTATAAAAGGCTTCAGCTTCATCGATCGCCTGATTGAAATCATCCTGGGTGATGCCTGCCGCGCGCAGAAGGCCGTCCTCTTTCCAGAGATCATTCGGAGGCAGAAAATCCGCCTGAGCCTGGGATGCGGTCAAAATTATGCCCGCCAAAGTTGCTGATGTGAGTCGTGCAAGCATCATCAATTCCCTTCACTTTCTTAGGTTTTATTCATAATTCCAAGCATAGTTGGTTGGCCGGCCAGTTCAATTTCGTAAAACTAATCTTTTGACTTATTGTTTTGAGCTAACAAGATTGAGAAAGATCATGCAGAGACGCTGAGGTATCCCGTTGTTTGCCTGTGTTCACGCGTGTTTGATGAGCGTTTCCCTGTGCTCTGAAATCCAGAACGCTCCGAGTGTTTGAGGGCGAGGTTTTCCGTGGTGAGCAGAAAGCGTGACGAAGAATGAGCACGATGGTGTTTTTTCTTCGTCGTGCCGGATTTCGCCAAGATTTGCTGCGCTGGGACACGGCCTACCGGATGAATTCTCATGGAGAAAGCCATAAAAACCCAGTAGCTTATCAGTATTCACAGCTTAAAGATGGGACACTATGCACGGCTACCCTTATGCCCTGGTCTTGATGTTCCTCGTCCTTTGCGGTCCGGCCTGTCAGAAGTCGGATGATGCTGAACGCCGCTCCTCCATGATCACAGGCATCAGCGCTCCGGCCCATATCAAGCCGGGATCCCTCGCCATTGAAATCGTCAATGAACTGAATGATGACCTTGTGCATCGGACCAATCTGACACCCGAGCAGGCCCGGGCCGTCGCGGTAAAGGCGGCCGGAGCCCTGGAAATCGCCAAGACGGAATTGATGCTGGCGGGAAATGAGGAGGCCGAAGGCTATGAAGATCGCATCGAATCCTTTGCCGATGAATTGATCAAAGGCGCCTTGGATGCTTTGGATGAGCTGACGGATGTGCATCAGCGGCAGGTGAACAAGGTTCTGGAGGAAATTATCGCAAGTGTCATGGAATCCATGGAAGGGCGTACGGATCATCTGGATACCAAGGGCCTTTCTGCCCTGCTGAAGGTGATGGCTGAGGCTGCGATGCATCACCTGGATGAGGCTGGTTTTACCGTGCAGTCCATGGCCGAAGGCGCACGCACAATCGGAGCCACGGCGATTGCTTCCCTGGATGATGCCGGTGTGCTGACGCCCGCCAATGGGCAGGATATTCTGATCGCGATTGTGAGTGGAGCGATTCAAGGTTTGGCGGATGGGCCCATGGGATCCTCGACAGCGAAGCATGTGGACTATGCGACCGTGATCGATGATCTGCTTTACGGTGCGGTGGGATCTTTGGATGATGCTGGATTTTCCCTGGCCGCGATTGATGACAACCTTGCTCATATACTTTTTGCAGCCGTGAGCACCTTCGATGAAATCGGCCTTAAGCCCGAAGACCTGGAAGCGGCCATCACAGCCGCTCTGCATGGAGCCATGGATGCTTTGAAGCGGGAGGCGGGCATTACCGATCCGGCCCAGCTTGAAGATGCTTTGGGATTCTGCGTATCCGGTGCGGTTGCGAGTCTGGCTCACAGTCAGATGACAGTGGATCAGATGGATGAAGTCATCGCAGTGATTGTGAAAAAAACAGTGATGCATGTCGATAATCTGGGAGTCAGTGAAGCCGATACGGAAGCGGTCATCGAGGAAATCGTTCTGGCTGCGATCGGGGCTTTGGATGATGCGGGATTTTTTCTGGAGCGCAGTGAAGCCTATGGGGATGTGATGGCCGATATCACTGTCGCTGCCATGGAAGGGCTTGCGGACGTGGGCTTCACCCTTGCCGAAATCGAGGTGCTTTTGGATGATATCACGGCGTCAGCGTTCAAGCCGCTTTTGGATCATGGATTTACCAAAGCGCAGAGCCAGGTGATCGGTACCCATTTTCGCACCAGGTTGGAAGCAGTCCTGGCCGCGAGCAAGGAGATCGTCTTTCCCTATGACGACGCGGTGATCAGCGCCCATGTGCAGGCGGCGATCGACGCGGCCTATGGACCATCGTGACGGATCTTGTCAAAAGCGCCCGCCTCATCTATGCCCTTCCTTGACACCATGTGGATCATCAACGCGGGGGACTTGCATCGCGCGGCGATCAAGACCTGTCTCTGCTCGATTTGCAGGCGTCCAGGGCAACGTTTATTTCTCTTTGACAGTTGGAGTCATCATGAAGGCTTTTTCGCCCGCGGCTGAACGTAATCAGGGGCCTATTTTTGAAGTGCTGAGTTCTCTTCTGCCGGCTGGGGCTTCTGTGCTGGAAGTCGCGAGTGGAACAGGTCAGCATGCGGAGTTTTTCTGTGCGCAAAGACCGGACATCACATGGCAGATGACAGACCCGGATCCAGCGAGTTTTCTGAGCCTTCAAACGTGTTATGCGGAAGCGCGGCATCCTGGTTTGAAAAAGCCGATTGCCTGGTCGGTTTTTGATGCGCGGCCACCGGAACTCGATCGGACCTTTGATGCCCTGGTGAATATCAATATGATTCACATTTCACCGTGGGAAGCCTGTCTTGCGCTTTTGGATCATACGAGGACCTGGCTGGCTCCTGGCGGGCTGCTTTACCTTTACGGGCCTTTTGTGATTCAAGGTCGGCCGACAGCTCCATCCAATTTAGCTTTTCACCAGTCTCTGCAGGACCGCGATGCGCGCTGGGGCCTGCGGGATTTGGAAACGGTGACGGCTGCCGCGCGCGAGCGTGGTCTTCGCTGGATCAGGACGGTGGATATGCCGGCGAATAACGTGTCGGTGTTGTTTCAGAAGTAAGGTCGTCAACGCCTCGCTTTCACGCGATTCATGCCGCCGTTCACACCGATGACCTGTCCTGTCATCCAACTGGCGGCAGGGTCGAGCAGCATGGCGATAGCATGCGCGATATCATCGGGCTGACCAATGCGGCCCAGAGGATGCATCTGCGCGGACGCTTTTTTTGCCTCCTCGGAACTCACGAATTTATGGCTCAAAGGTGTTTCCACCAGCGCAGGCGCGATGGCATTCACCCGCACGTTGCGCGGCGCATAGCTTGCGGCTGCCGACACCATCAGACCTTCCACGGCCCCCTTGGCCGCCGCTATCGCCTCGTGATTG
This sequence is a window from Oligoflexus sp.. Protein-coding genes within it:
- a CDS encoding S1 family peptidase; the protein is MLKTWKHKVAHAVASSLLLGLVACGQMNDTQQTSETKVTNGLKASGEFPSVILLQFSTGGYGSSICTGTFVNDAQVVTAAHCVYDILKNGRTASSMTFTKTLADGRSQRVTAVSLKYHPGYTVVPGKLSNHDLAVVTFPRNSAPATTPLYPHTPSVGQQFTIVGFGVNDYQYDAAGQQTGSVSGTKRKGENEIYQVEDGMIKFYGIPTAQDPTVAQGHDVASGSGDSGGPLLIDGSLAAVTSGGGLAQATDDEGRSHTVKVSNYVDLNESSNADFLQATLY
- a CDS encoding DUF938 domain-containing protein translates to MKAFSPAAERNQGPIFEVLSSLLPAGASVLEVASGTGQHAEFFCAQRPDITWQMTDPDPASFLSLQTCYAEARHPGLKKPIAWSVFDARPPELDRTFDALVNINMIHISPWEACLALLDHTRTWLAPGGLLYLYGPFVIQGRPTAPSNLAFHQSLQDRDARWGLRDLETVTAAARERGLRWIRTVDMPANNVSVLFQK